One region of Lampris incognitus isolate fLamInc1 chromosome 4, fLamInc1.hap2, whole genome shotgun sequence genomic DNA includes:
- the LOC130112006 gene encoding ubiquitin carboxyl-terminal hydrolase 22-A-like translates to MRAEALSTQECAWTLEECHLAEKMNVATQRDSLCLPNFFRARKVKSFTRTRTRPTNQIHFTARELLLELMDQRAIQELAKRAGVAKATAGRQSYSQGREQSTNLSEEQYADALTWLSIVLQSGLASGEDCGSGTDVGLHLNGWQNVLKKSSFQASLLSLSRLEDKDKMEALSAFYSHLTRRYQALYTPGQHLAVKKYCLSYQQTSSPLYLALLCDTSSGFICNMYLYSPEQLQKASKTPVVEQVVSQLLRPYHSRGYLVQLHNSAWMEGKLTELFSEWGVNIYFEASIKRPVVDNASCSSAPRLPCQHQWAPVLQEEPPSQLLAHFQGWTGPALFPKSNPSNPVVEIFLPGLWATLHIIYINTFVLHTLQNQESCKRTRLREFTRFLASQLAMENCVAVTNLSGPHTSSSPDTYVTTHTEQRSDLIVTDEFVCRLQGGRQPGVCGLVNSGNSCYLNAVLQCLCSTVPLVDYFLSKNTQQELAKRKRVVAGVFGRLLEEMWLGQKSSCAPLEMKFVVCSLQPQFDNDFQQDAQELLLFLLNALHDDLKEKGDMRQIHSLTWRLRQDKNRNYPCTTGGPTIISHLFEGQLSYVTICTDCGYQSYSTQDFTTLSLPIPPDIRDKCSLQDCISLFFRQSMLTGGNQMLCSECGTRRDTTILTSLVKPPEILMLHLKRFAYQGKKKVKLRTNVLFSLEELDLTPFLSCPSAQCSTYSLYAVVNHIGHLDMGHYTALCHNPLTRRWHWFDDATIREVQDYFIQSPNAYILLYSRKPFHSPQISGL, encoded by the exons ATGAGGGCCGAGGCTTTGTCGACGCAGGAGTGCGCCTGGACGTTGGAAGAGTGCCATCTAGCGGAGAAGATGAATGTAGCTAcccagagggacagcctctgtcTTCCAAACTTCTTCAGAGCCAGAAAAGTAAAATCTTTTACGAGGACTCGGACGCGCCCTACCAACCAGATTCACTTCACGGCACGAGAGCTTCTGCTGGAGCTCATGGACCAAAGAGCCATTCAGGAGCTGGCCAAGAGGGCTGGTGTCGCCAAAGCAACAGCTGGCCGTCAATCCTACAGTCAGGGCAGGGAACAGAGCACAAATCTCTCAGAGGAGCAGTATGCTGATGCCTTAACGTGGCTCTCCATTGTCCTCCAGAGTGGTCTCGCTTCAGGAGAAGATTGTGGCTCAGGCACTGACGTGGGCCTACACCTGAACGGATGGCAAAATGTGCTGAAGAAAAGCAGTTTCCAGGCaagccttctgtctctctccagacTGGAGGACAAAGACAAAATGGAGGCCCTGTCTGCCTTCTACAGCCATCTCACCAGGCGCTATCAGGCCCTATACACACCTGGACAACACCTGGCAGTGAAGAAATACTGTCTTTCATACCAACAGACCTCCTCCCCTCTTTACCTTGCCCTGCTCTGTGATACCAGCTCAGGCTTCATCTGTAACATGTACCTGTactctccagagcagctccagaAGGCTAGTAAGACCCCTGTAGTTGAACAGGTGGTCAGCCAGCTCTTGAGGCCCTACCATAGCCGTGGGTACCTGGTTCAGTTACACAACTCTGCTTGGATGGAGGGAAAACTTACAGAGCTCTTCTCTGAGTGGGGGGTCAATATCTATTTTGAAGCTTCCATCAAGAGGCCAGTTGTGGACAACGCATCTTGTTCTTCTGCACCCAGGCTGCCGTGTCAGCACCAGTGGGCTCCTGTATTGCAGGAGGAACCGCCGTCTCAGCTTTTGGCCCATTTCCAGGGCTGGACAGGGCCTGCTCTGTTTCCTAAATCGAACCCGAGTAACCCTGTGGTGGAGATCTTCCTCCCAGGGCTCTGGGCTACACTGCATATAATCTACATCAACAcgtttgttctccacactttgcAGAACCAGGAGTCATGTAAGAGAACTCGCCTGAGGGAGTTTACCAGATTTCTGGCCTCCCAACTGGCCATGGAAAATTGTGTGGCTGTAACCAACCTGTCAGGGCCCCACACCAGCTCATCTCCAGATACTTATGTGACAACTCATACTGAGCAAAGGTCAGACTTAAT tgtaaccgatGAATTTGTTTGCAGGTTGCAGGGGGGAAGGCAGCCTGGGGTGTGTGGACTGGTTAACTCTGGCAACTCCTGTTACTTAAACGCTGTGTTACAGTGTCTCTGCTCTACTGTGCCTCTTGTGGACTACTTCCTGAGTAAGAACACACAGCAAGAGTTGGCAAA GCGAAAGCGTGTGGTGGCTGGGGTATTTGGTCGCCTGCTTGAGGAGATGTGGCTGGGCCAAAAGTCCAGCTGTGCCCCTCTGGAGATGAAGTTTGTGGTGTGCTCCCTCCAACCCCAGTTCGACAACGACTTCCAGCAGGATGCCCAGGAGCTGCTGCTCTTCCTCCTCAATGCACTCCATGACGACCTGAAAGAG AAGGGTGACATGCGTCAGATACACTCCTTGACTTGGCGGCTGAGACAGGACAAAAATAGAAACTATCCCTGCACCACGGGAGGGCCCACCATCATCTCACATCTGTTTGAGGGCCAACTGAGCTATGTGACAATCTGCACTGACTGTGGTTACCAGTCATACAGCACACAAGACTTCACCACGCTGTCCCTTCCAATACCTCCAGACATCAGGGACAAGTGCTCCCTTCAG GATTGCATCTCTCTGTTTTTTCGGCAGAGTATGCTGACCGGGGGAAACCAGATGCTGTGTTCAGAATGTGGTACGAGGAGAGACACAACCATCCTCACCTCCTTGGTCAAACCCCCTGAGATCCTCATGCTACATCTAAAACG TTTTGCCTATCAAGGGAAGAAAAAGGTGAAACTGAGGACTAATGTCTTGTTCTCACTGGAGGAACTTGACCTCACCCCCTTCCTATCCTGCCCTTCTGCACAGTGCAGCACATACTCTCTCTACGCTGTAGTG